From Candidatus Tisiphia endosymbiont of Melanophora roralis, a single genomic window includes:
- a CDS encoding IS1634 family transposase: MYIRRKKSPNSPRQSIQIVEGYRDSKGNVKQRIVRHLGVFVDEVEEAKLVALAQDLIAKIKAEREAATGQGNLFTDDTNEVKRGRPTNKQLKDILPVNEVKLNEVVEVKRVVEGVHQIGGHVYDQLHFNQLLARKRDAGMLKDLVLARMVRPDSKKGIVEYLSDQFDKHHDLDATYRMMDKLHEQIPKIKELCFKNTLTLIPNKEISLVFFDVTTLYFESVEIDELRAFGYSKDHRFNTTQLVLALATNEDGLPLGYELFSGNTAEVSTLIKSINSWQAYLKVKDVCFIADRAMFSKANLQALDEGGYRYIVAAKLKTLTKEKKQQILSGENYKPTVIGNDLTWIADLEHEGKRLITSYKSKRAINDAQERQKILDKINKTIGEFGNTKKLISNSGVKKYTSSENGKSYIDPKKITEDGLWDGIHGVITNDQTITPHEAIAKYARLWVIEEQFRINKHNLQMRPIFHWTKQRIEAHIAVCYMSFAVLKTIEYKVALTQKISVTNIVELLISVQASILRHTKTGDLYRLPSAIKNEARKIYKTFNIKRSDHAAIYLK; this comes from the coding sequence ATGTACATACGTCGTAAAAAAAGTCCTAATAGTCCAAGGCAATCTATCCAAATAGTAGAAGGTTATCGTGATAGTAAAGGTAACGTCAAACAGCGTATAGTACGTCATTTAGGAGTCTTCGTAGATGAAGTAGAAGAAGCTAAATTAGTCGCTTTAGCACAGGATTTGATTGCCAAGATTAAAGCTGAGAGAGAAGCTGCAACTGGGCAGGGGAATTTGTTTACTGATGATACTAACGAGGTTAAAAGAGGTCGTCCAACTAACAAACAGTTAAAAGATATTTTACCTGTTAATGAAGTAAAACTAAATGAGGTTGTAGAAGTCAAGCGAGTTGTGGAAGGGGTGCATCAAATAGGTGGGCATGTTTATGATCAGCTGCATTTTAACCAGTTACTAGCAAGGAAACGTGATGCTGGGATGCTGAAGGATTTAGTATTAGCCCGCATGGTAAGACCAGATAGTAAAAAAGGGATAGTTGAGTATTTAAGCGATCAATTTGACAAGCATCATGATCTAGATGCTACTTATCGGATGATGGACAAATTACATGAGCAAATACCTAAAATTAAAGAATTATGCTTTAAAAACACCCTAACCCTGATTCCTAATAAAGAGATTAGCCTAGTATTTTTTGATGTCACTACACTATACTTTGAATCAGTAGAAATAGATGAGCTAAGAGCCTTTGGCTATAGTAAAGATCATCGCTTTAATACTACGCAATTAGTTCTTGCCCTAGCAACTAATGAGGATGGACTGCCACTGGGGTACGAATTATTTAGTGGCAACACTGCAGAAGTTAGCACCTTAATTAAATCAATTAACAGTTGGCAAGCTTATCTTAAGGTTAAAGATGTCTGTTTTATTGCTGACCGGGCAATGTTTAGTAAAGCTAACTTGCAAGCTCTCGATGAAGGTGGTTATCGTTATATTGTGGCAGCAAAGCTTAAAACACTCACGAAAGAAAAGAAGCAACAAATATTATCAGGGGAAAACTATAAGCCAACTGTTATAGGCAATGATCTTACCTGGATTGCCGATTTAGAACATGAAGGTAAGCGTTTAATTACCAGTTATAAATCTAAAAGGGCTATTAATGATGCACAGGAGCGACAAAAAATTTTAGATAAAATTAACAAAACTATCGGTGAGTTTGGTAATACCAAAAAACTTATATCTAATAGTGGAGTAAAAAAATATACTTCTAGTGAAAATGGCAAGAGCTATATTGACCCAAAGAAAATAACAGAAGATGGATTATGGGATGGCATACATGGGGTAATCACCAATGACCAAACTATAACTCCACATGAAGCAATAGCAAAATATGCTAGATTATGGGTAATTGAAGAGCAATTTAGAATCAATAAACATAATTTACAAATGCGTCCAATTTTTCACTGGACTAAACAAAGGATAGAAGCACACATAGCTGTGTGTTATATGAGTTTTGCAGTGCTTAAAACTATAGAATACAAGGTTGCTCTGACCCAAAAGATCAGTGTAACTAACATCGTTGAATTATTAATATCAGTACAGGCTTCAATCTTAAGACATACAAAGACTGGTGATCTTTATAGACTACCAAGTGCAATAAAAAACGAAGCTAGAAAAATCTATAAAACCTTTAACATCAAACGTTCAGACCATGCTGCAATATATTTAAAATAA
- a CDS encoding tyrosine-type recombinase/integrase yields the protein MTTFDLNFTQQAVSKMILPKTKQDFYNDTKERGLYLIVNKSKTFYLRKTVEKKGRCRAIRLGKFPYMSVAEARNKAAELKSQIERGINPLEKLAIANNQIDNQPAELTNNPIDDKLTKLTVKEFFDKHYIEEHCKRRNRGWENDIARMKRLGKDYYDMKIATVTRADIQKTFNDISNNRGPYSANDFVKLFSAMFNRGIKWEMLEKNPTKGIEKNPEKVRERYIATIEELTKFIKTVIAECTSITADAILMLLFTGARRSNVLSMKWQDINFENMTWTIPAKIAKNNKTQRVHLVNSALSILTRRQKENNNKSVWVFPSSHKDSKSGHIAVPQEAWQKICKVAGIDDLRIHDLRRTHGSWMRKAGANREIIGEALGHKDQRSTEVYDIIAKEQVREFQNKAAIPFDKILKDTEFFTENKVALPKETKEITDNVQFNNIIEALQIQIKAQQKMIEELMQQIRDVKYT from the coding sequence ATGACAACTTTTGACTTAAATTTTACCCAACAAGCTGTAAGTAAAATGATTCTTCCTAAAACTAAACAAGATTTTTATAATGATACCAAAGAAAGGGGCTTGTATCTTATTGTGAACAAAAGCAAGACTTTTTACTTACGTAAAACAGTAGAGAAGAAAGGTCGTTGTCGGGCAATTAGATTAGGTAAATTTCCTTATATGTCGGTAGCAGAGGCAAGAAATAAAGCTGCTGAACTAAAAAGCCAAATAGAAAGAGGCATTAACCCTCTTGAAAAATTAGCTATTGCAAATAATCAAATAGATAATCAACCAGCCGAACTAACAAATAATCCAATAGATGATAAATTAACCAAATTAACCGTTAAAGAGTTTTTTGATAAACATTATATTGAAGAACACTGTAAACGTAGAAATAGAGGCTGGGAAAATGATATTGCTAGAATGAAACGATTAGGTAAAGATTATTATGACATGAAAATAGCTACTGTAACAAGGGCTGATATTCAGAAAACGTTTAATGATATTAGCAACAATAGAGGTCCATATAGTGCTAACGACTTTGTTAAGTTATTTAGTGCGATGTTCAATAGGGGTATTAAATGGGAAATGTTAGAGAAGAATCCAACAAAGGGTATTGAAAAGAATCCGGAAAAAGTTAGAGAACGATATATTGCAACCATAGAGGAATTGACAAAGTTTATTAAGACAGTTATTGCAGAATGTACTAGTATAACTGCAGATGCTATCTTAATGCTATTATTTACTGGAGCTAGGAGAAGTAATGTTTTATCTATGAAATGGCAGGATATTAATTTTGAAAACATGACATGGACTATACCAGCTAAGATTGCTAAAAATAATAAAACACAAAGAGTTCATTTAGTGAACTCTGCCCTAAGCATATTGACAAGAAGACAAAAAGAAAATAATAATAAATCAGTATGGGTATTTCCAAGTAGCCATAAAGATAGTAAGAGTGGTCACATAGCAGTCCCACAGGAGGCTTGGCAGAAAATTTGTAAAGTAGCGGGTATTGACGACTTAAGGATACATGACTTAAGAAGAACACATGGTAGTTGGATGCGTAAAGCTGGAGCAAATAGAGAGATAATAGGTGAGGCTTTAGGTCATAAGGATCAAAGGTCAACAGAAGTATATGATATTATAGCTAAGGAGCAAGTTAGAGAGTTTCAGAACAAAGCTGCGATTCCATTCGACAAAATTCTGAAAGACACAGAATTTTTTACAGAAAATAAAGTAGCTCTGCCAAAAGAAACAAAAGAAATTACTGATAATGTTCAATTTAATAATATTATTGAGGCATTGCAAATACAGATTAAAGCACAGCAAAAAATGATTGAAGAATTGATGCAACAGATAAGAGATGTTAAATATACTTAA
- the hemW gene encoding radical SAM family heme chaperone HemW encodes MKNPLSIYIHWPFCLSKCPYCDFNSHVVDKVDHDTWLKCYELELDHFKDIIGHKYIKSIFFGGGTPSLMKPFVVEGIIKKIANLAIIDEQTEITLEANPTSFETEKFRDFRSAGINRVSIGVQSLVEDDLKSLGRQHDVGQAIKAIETARHLFPRISFDLIYARSNQTLESWQDELTNAMKLASGHISLYQLVIEKGTLFYKLFNEGNLTIPNSDQAADHYEWTNCYLKSQGYLRYEISNYAILGHECKHNLTYWQYDNYLGIGPGSHSRVNMCDSNFTSNLYSIMMWHKPEKWLQAVDSLGCGIQQINKLSMQEIIEEMLMMGLRLEKGITIDSIQKRTGKQLFEILDMGKATYYKELGLLRWDEGLGDKGHINLTNKGLMLHSYIVPRLFKTSVLD; translated from the coding sequence ATGAAAAATCCTTTATCGATATATATACACTGGCCGTTTTGTTTGTCAAAATGTCCATATTGTGATTTTAATTCTCATGTTGTAGATAAAGTAGATCATGATACATGGTTGAAATGTTATGAACTAGAGCTTGATCATTTCAAGGATATTATAGGTCATAAATATATAAAATCTATTTTCTTTGGAGGTGGAACTCCATCTTTAATGAAGCCATTTGTTGTTGAAGGAATAATTAAAAAAATAGCAAATTTAGCAATAATAGATGAGCAAACAGAAATTACTTTAGAAGCGAATCCCACTTCATTTGAGACTGAAAAATTTAGGGACTTTAGATCAGCTGGAATAAACCGTGTGTCAATTGGTGTCCAGTCTCTAGTGGAAGATGACTTAAAGAGTTTAGGACGACAACATGATGTAGGGCAAGCAATCAAAGCTATTGAAACAGCTCGCCATCTTTTCCCTAGAATATCTTTTGACCTAATTTATGCAAGAAGTAACCAAACTCTAGAAAGTTGGCAAGATGAACTTACCAATGCCATGAAACTTGCCTCAGGTCATATCTCACTGTATCAACTGGTAATCGAAAAGGGTACGTTATTTTACAAATTGTTTAACGAGGGAAATCTGACTATACCAAACTCAGATCAAGCAGCTGACCATTATGAGTGGACTAACTGCTATTTAAAGTCTCAAGGATATCTTAGATATGAAATATCAAATTATGCTATATTAGGTCATGAATGTAAGCATAACTTGACATATTGGCAATATGACAATTATTTAGGTATAGGTCCGGGTAGCCACAGTAGGGTTAACATGTGTGATAGTAATTTTACATCTAATCTCTATAGTATCATGATGTGGCATAAACCAGAAAAATGGTTACAAGCTGTAGATAGTTTAGGATGTGGTATTCAGCAGATTAATAAACTTTCTATGCAAGAAATAATTGAAGAAATGTTGATGATGGGACTACGTCTTGAAAAGGGTATAACTATTGATAGTATACAGAAAAGAACTGGTAAACAATTATTTGAGATTTTAGATATGGGAAAGGCAACATACTATAAAGAGCTAGGTTTACTTAGGTGGGATGAGGGATTAGGTGATAAAGGTCATATTAATCTTACAAACAAAGGTCTAATGTTACATAGCTATATAGTGCCAAGGTTATTTAAAACCTCAGTTTTGGATTAA
- a CDS encoding palindromic element RPE1 domain-containing protein — translation MKLAYAQGCEGDAEPRPAAYSNVREEQSTGITYKSPAEVEFQKRSIRSLQIGHA, via the coding sequence TTGAAACTCGCTTATGCGCAAGGGTGTGAAGGAGACGCGGAACCTCGACCCGCAGCGTACTCTAATGTACGTGAGGAGCAGAGTACCGGTATCACGTACAAATCACCAGCAGAAGTAGAGTTTCAAAAGAGGTCTATTAGATCTCTTCAAATTGGTCATGCGTAA
- a CDS encoding nucleotidyltransferase family protein — MKVNISNHGLSTEQLNILRNILLPFSKQIERVGLFGSRATGSYRPNSDIDIVIYGSLDEKTLDRIFTLLNDSNLPVKVDVQSYDLITYPPLKEHIDANMLLLFTHDQFEEI; from the coding sequence ATGAAAGTAAACATATCTAATCATGGATTAAGTACGGAACAGTTAAACATACTGCGTAATATTTTGTTGCCCTTCTCAAAACAAATTGAGAGAGTTGGTTTGTTTGGTTCGCGTGCTACTGGTTCTTATCGTCCTAATTCTGATATTGATATAGTTATTTATGGTTCGCTTGATGAAAAAACCCTTGATCGTATATTTACTTTACTTAATGACAGTAACTTACCGGTTAAAGTAGATGTACAATCTTATGATCTGATCACCTATCCACCTCTCAAAGAACATATCGATGCTAACATGCTACTATTGTTTACGCATGACCAATTTGAAGAGATCTAA
- a CDS encoding nucleotidyltransferase substrate binding protein, with product MTTFTSIKTPRWLYRFDNFKRAFALLREAMYTMRERKISQLEMEGVVQRFEYTWELTWNVLKDYLEYKGVILSTITPATVLKAAIVANLIKNGEVWMNALDSRNKMSHTYDFKQFEQIIINIEKDYYPELENMYLVMLKFAEEEMVDESKHI from the coding sequence ATGACCACATTTACTAGTATAAAAACTCCTCGCTGGCTATATCGTTTTGATAATTTTAAACGTGCTTTTGCTTTGCTACGTGAGGCGATGTACACAATGCGAGAACGCAAAATAAGTCAATTAGAGATGGAAGGAGTAGTGCAGCGTTTTGAATATACGTGGGAATTGACATGGAACGTACTTAAAGACTACCTAGAATATAAGGGGGTGATACTATCAACCATTACCCCAGCTACCGTACTTAAGGCAGCTATTGTCGCTAATTTGATTAAGAATGGTGAAGTATGGATGAATGCTTTAGATTCCCGTAATAAGATGTCACATACCTACGATTTCAAACAATTTGAACAGATTATTATAAATATTGAAAAGGATTATTATCCTGAATTGGAGAACATGTATTTGGTGATGCTGAAATTTGCAGAAGAAGAGATGGTAGATGAAAGTAAACATATCTAA
- a CDS encoding reverse transcriptase N-terminal domain-containing protein: MLKKANVTQQNQDFEWNSIKWKEVNNMVNNLRQRLYRATEEGDLKKVRNLQKLILRSHSNKLQAIRKVTLQNSGKNTPGIDGFVAISNKERKLLYNKLSQEKEPQSQAVKRVYISKENGKERPLGLPTIADRCRQSIVKTALEPYWEVKFEGSSYGFRPSRGTHDAIQKIFCITRSGSNRPWILDADIKGAFD, encoded by the coding sequence ATGCTTAAGAAGGCAAATGTAACACAACAAAATCAAGATTTTGAATGGAATTCCATAAAATGGAAAGAAGTCAATAACATGGTTAACAATCTTAGACAACGTTTATATCGTGCTACTGAAGAAGGAGACTTAAAGAAAGTGCGTAATTTACAAAAGTTGATATTACGATCACACTCTAATAAATTACAAGCTATCAGGAAAGTAACCTTACAAAACTCCGGCAAAAATACTCCCGGTATAGATGGATTTGTGGCAATTTCAAATAAGGAAAGGAAATTATTGTATAATAAACTTTCCCAAGAGAAAGAACCGCAATCTCAAGCTGTTAAGAGAGTATATATTTCTAAAGAGAATGGCAAAGAACGCCCTCTTGGACTACCTACAATAGCTGACCGTTGTAGACAATCTATTGTTAAGACTGCACTTGAACCTTATTGGGAAGTAAAATTTGAAGGCTCTAGTTATGGTTTCAGACCTAGTCGCGGAACTCATGACGCAATACAGAAAATCTTTTGTATTACAAGAAGTGGTTCAAATAGACCATGGATTTTAGATGCTGACATTAAAGGAGCTTTTGATTAG
- a CDS encoding IS110 family transposase produces the protein MSKIIGLDVSKKWLDICLYESNNKPIYNRFSNDKLGHEELIKLIKEQEIKIIVCEHTGGYEAEICQELYNNKQQIHKVNTYSFNSFSKSVNLCKTDKKDAFKLAYYGDKMQLTANYLYQVESETLKRYQQRREDLVLMLSNEKKRLHHSIDGIDKESIEKLIKFLQNEIAELDKKLNEVIDESEELKEKVKILESVPGIGKCVGKKLISFLPELGKKNYSSNELSAIVGIAPYARDSGNKQGRRFIRGGRKIPRDALYMAVLAGKNGVKNSFQYLKALYDRLVNNFKPKKVAIVACMRKLLEVCHKLIQQKRCFVI, from the coding sequence ATGAGTAAAATAATAGGTCTAGATGTAAGTAAAAAATGGTTAGATATATGTTTATATGAGTCTAACAATAAACCGATATATAATCGTTTTTCCAATGATAAGTTAGGGCATGAAGAACTGATAAAATTAATAAAAGAGCAAGAAATTAAGATAATAGTATGTGAGCATACTGGAGGTTATGAAGCAGAGATTTGCCAAGAATTGTATAATAATAAGCAACAAATACATAAGGTCAATACCTATAGTTTTAATTCATTTAGTAAATCGGTGAATTTGTGTAAAACTGATAAGAAGGACGCATTTAAATTAGCATATTATGGCGACAAGATGCAACTTACAGCTAATTATTTATATCAAGTTGAATCAGAGACTTTGAAGAGATATCAGCAAAGGCGAGAAGATTTAGTATTAATGCTTAGCAATGAAAAGAAGAGGCTACATCATAGTATTGATGGCATTGATAAAGAGAGTATAGAAAAACTCATTAAATTTTTACAGAATGAAATAGCTGAGCTTGATAAGAAATTAAATGAGGTAATAGATGAATCAGAAGAGTTGAAAGAGAAGGTAAAAATATTAGAGAGTGTGCCTGGTATTGGTAAATGCGTAGGTAAAAAACTAATTAGTTTTTTACCTGAATTAGGAAAAAAAAATTATAGTAGTAACGAATTGTCAGCAATTGTGGGGATAGCTCCTTATGCTCGTGATAGTGGTAATAAGCAAGGACGAAGATTTATTAGAGGTGGCAGGAAAATACCACGAGATGCTTTATACATGGCGGTATTGGCGGGGAAAAATGGTGTCAAAAATAGTTTTCAATATTTAAAAGCTTTATATGATAGGCTTGTTAACAATTTTAAACCTAAAAAGGTTGCTATAGTTGCGTGCATGCGTAAACTACTTGAAGTGTGCCATAAACTTATTCAACAAAAACGTTGTTTTGTTATTTAG
- a CDS encoding IS5 family transposase, with protein sequence MRQFIEAIWFIVRTGCQWCLLPDDYGCWYSIYRRFKRWVDKGIWDALMDYVKVDADMELIMIDTTIIRAHACSSGYIKGNQEEAALGRSRGGFSTKIHALVDALGNPLKFILTAGQRNDITQARNLTQDVQNTTVIADKGYDSSAFVESLENKGCEIIIPPKSNRKVQREYDKHTYKERHLIECLFGKIKHFRHIFSRFDKAPATFLAFLNFVGTLIWLR encoded by the coding sequence ATGAGACAGTTTATTGAAGCAATATGGTTTATTGTTAGAACAGGTTGTCAATGGTGTCTTCTACCTGACGATTATGGTTGTTGGTACAGTATTTATCGCAGATTTAAGAGATGGGTTGATAAAGGTATATGGGATGCTTTAATGGATTATGTTAAAGTAGATGCAGATATGGAATTGATTATGATTGATACAACTATTATAAGAGCACATGCTTGCTCATCTGGATATATCAAAGGTAATCAAGAAGAAGCAGCTTTAGGTAGAAGCAGAGGTGGTTTTAGTACTAAAATTCATGCCCTTGTTGATGCCCTTGGTAATCCATTAAAGTTTATACTAACTGCTGGGCAAAGAAATGATATAACTCAAGCGAGAAATCTTACTCAAGATGTTCAGAATACGACTGTGATAGCCGATAAAGGATACGATAGTAGTGCATTTGTAGAAAGTTTAGAAAATAAGGGGTGTGAGATTATTATACCACCAAAATCTAACCGTAAAGTACAACGTGAATATGATAAACATACTTATAAGGAACGACATTTAATTGAGTGCTTATTTGGTAAAATCAAACATTTTAGGCATATATTTTCTAGATTTGATAAAGCTCCAGCCACTTTTTTAGCTTTTCTAAATTTCGTTGGAACTTTAATATGGTTACGTTAA
- a CDS encoding Rpn family recombination-promoting nuclease/putative transposase, producing the protein MITKTTKKSKKSKKPKYDEIVKVAMENPMVAYDFLKTHLPKDVLAIIDTSTLKIENASFIEPRLTRSSSDVLFSAKFNDQDVIFSH; encoded by the coding sequence TTGATCACAAAGACCACAAAGAAGTCCAAAAAGTCAAAGAAGCCGAAGTATGATGAAATTGTTAAAGTAGCAATGGAAAATCCTATGGTAGCTTATGATTTTCTTAAAACTCATTTGCCTAAGGATGTGCTGGCTATAATTGATACGTCTACGTTAAAAATAGAAAACGCAAGCTTTATTGAACCAAGGCTTACTCGTAGTAGCTCGGATGTATTATTTTCGGCTAAATTTAATGATCAGGATGTTATATTTTCACATTGA